Proteins encoded in a region of the Salmo trutta chromosome 34, fSalTru1.1, whole genome shotgun sequence genome:
- the LOC115173793 gene encoding anillin-like isoform X4, giving the protein MDPFTEKLLERTRARRENLQKKMAERSTASNRQMAKRAREPLAETCNSLVTEPVIDKAPQHSTKPSPSKRSRSGELDKPTIIGEENREPAMPPRTLTPTLSDPQTDRKPPTGPASILSASSLERVDVCPAPPVPEPEPMVATQRVPEQVRDREVARPAPNPEKVAVSAAPQRTRDVEVVPTSPVLQRNREEQREAPTSATPAAMKSRLARLAEQRQYWDSEGTSEVPDIPAALSPVKNQTQPRQAVAPVPTPVHAAASSEAPVGRKGRLANLAATIGSWEDDLSHAAPRSSRDNAQGKPGSVSTATPAWRREAGAGAKPTSAAADRPQMSQSSNRKPALDSNQQPVHSPVKSTRVFPPSPQKTEVPEARPALRTDRGLPSPVSSPQRSYQGRASAFTPSPQKGALSSASPVPQSPLKNQALSRALEVNGSPEKPELPTQPSTIGPTGPSVLQTRERFTKETPPATPLQQRGTAGVTGPSVLQTRERFTKETTPAAPLQQRGTAGATGTPAGVKSFMGRFGERCQERSGLSSPATSHGAATRTPTVVNPSGAGLAGRTPVVSQSVTPNTRLVQERLRAAQAANTATAALAQKQKLERESELAQIRNRFQKGNNIWKNKEEVADTKKLTQAKDLIEQPEERGPVVSQPDDEPTASPLDSLNAAPKKPTTPTSIHVKSVEFSVEKPSEEETQEEESDEEESHEMNVDQSNNSEINNFDGFHDQSEELSGEEGEGDEEEDKLNISSMSILAPFSETVAAVIKSPVRKMMTSTPASSFNAKSQTPDIVSRPSKFQRARLLRAGSSESLETDEHEDHNLPYSIDAYRSTRIKESTERPCVKKEDVSRRAAEEPRSQGHTSIKQKMKVLTYEMNLQQTVISQASQALNCCTDEEHGKGSHVEAEAERLLLIATEKRGALKAELDRLKGEGPSGHRRGQGGDMGVSASKGSISLLELRLPLKADFVCSAANKPEWSSHYFFIMIRAGAENTVATPLASTSSAISGDAITFSTKFTMPDVSNDFAIDIEVYCLVQKRELNPDKRKKPSKSKAITPKRFLSKSSLTPVVASPGGPNTVRTSNFVLVGSHKLTLASIGKNKFLLEKVPFLCPMEGHIYLKMQCEVGSLVEERGFLTMFEDVSGFGAWHRRWCVLSGYCISYWTYPDDEKRKNPMGRINLANCTSRKVEPANREFCARPNTFELITVRPQRENDRETLVSQCKNTMCVTKNWLCADTKDERNLWMQKLNQILVDLRMWQPDSCHRPV; this is encoded by the exons ATGGACCCGTTTACCGAG AAACTCCTGGAGAGGACCCGTGCTCGCAGGGAGAACCTGCAGAAGAAGATGGCAGAGAGGTCCACTGCTTCCAACAGACAGATGGCCAAGAGAGCTAGGGAGCCTCTGGCTGAGACCTGCAACAGCCTGGTCACAGAGCCTGTCATCGACAAAG CCCCCCAACATTCCACCAAGCCCTCTCCCTCCAAGCGGAGTCGTTCAGGTGAACTTGACAAGCCCACCATTATTGGTGAGGAGAACAGGGAGCCTGCAATGCCTCCTCGCACCCTGACCCCTACTCTGTCAGATCCCCAGACTGACCGGAAGCCCCCAACGGGCCCAGCCAGCATCCTCTCTGCCTCTTCTCTGGAGAGGGTGGATGTCTGCCCTGCTCCTCCTGTTCCTGAACCAGAGCCCATGGTGGCAACACAGCGTGTCCCAGAGCAGGTCAGGGACAGGGAGGTAGCGCGCCCCGCCCCAAATCCAGAGAAGGTGGCTGTGAGTGCTGCTCCACAGAGGACCAGGGATGTGGAGGTGGTGCCTACTAGCCCAGTTCTTCAGAGgaacagagaagagcagagggaggCTCCCACCTCCGCCACCCCTGCTGCCATGAAGTCTCGCCTGGCCAGACTGGCTGAACAGAGGCAGTACTGGGACTCTGAAG GTACCTCTGAGGTTCCAGACATCCCAGCAGCTCTGTCCCCAGTGAAGAACCAGACCCAGCCGAGGCAGGCTGTAGCCCCAGTCCCCACACCCGTCCATGCTGCTGCGTCCTCAGAGGCCCCTGTAGGTAGGAAGGGTCGGCTGGCCAACCTCGCAGCCACCATTGGGTCCTGGGAGGACGACCTCAGCCACGCGGCCCCTCGCAGCAGCAGAGACAATGCACAAGGGAAGCCTGGTAGTGTCAGTACCGCCACCCCTGCTTGGAGGAGAGAGGCTGGTGCTGGAGCCAAACCCACCTCTGCTGCTGCAGACCGTCCACAAATGAGTCAGTCATCAAACAGAAAGCCTGCTCTGGATTCCAACCAG CAGCCTGTCCACTCCCCAGTCAAGTCCACCAGAGTGTTTCCCCCCAGCCCGCAGAAGACTGAAGTACCTGAAGCCAGACCAGCTCTACGGACAGACAGAGGTCTCCCCTCTCCTGTATCCAGTCCCCAGAGGAGTTACCAGGGGAGAGCCTCAGCCTTCACCCCCAGCCCCCAAAAAGGTGCTCTCTCCTCAGCCTCACCTGTGCCTCAGAGCCCCCTGAAGAACCAGGCCCTGTCCCGAGCCCTGGAGGTCAATGGTAGCCCCGAGAAGCCAGAACTCCCGACACAACCCTCCACCATCGGGCCCACTGGACCCTCTGTCCTGCAGACCAGGGAGAGGTTCACCAAGGAGACCCCCCCAGCCACTCCCCTGCAGCAGCGAGGCACTGCTGGAGTAACTGGACCATCTGTTCTGCAGACCAGGGAGAGGTTCACCAAGGAGACCACCCCAGCTGCACCCCTGCAGCAGAGAGGCACCGCTGGAGCAACTGGAACTCCAG CAGGTGTCAAGTCGTTCATGGGGCGTTTTGGGGAGAGGTGCCAGGAGCGTTCTGGCCTGAGTTCCCCTGCTACCAGCCATGGAGCAGCCACTCGTACCCCAACCGTAGTGAACCCGTCTGGGGCAGGCCTGGCTGGTCGTACCCCTGTAGTGAGCCAGTCTGTGACCCCTAACACCAGGCTGGTGCAGGAGAGGCTGAGAGCTGCCCAGGCTGCCAACACTGCCACCGCTGCCCTTGCACAGAAACAGAAACTG GAGCGTGAGTCGGAACTGGCTCAGATTCGTAACCGTTTCCAGAAAGGGAACAACATTTGGAAGAACAAGGAGGAGGTGGCAGACACCAAGAAACTCACACAGGCCAAG GATCTGATTGAGCAGCCTGAGGagagagggcctgttgtctccCAGCCTGATGATGAGCCAACAGCTTCCCCTCTGGATAGCCTGAATGCTGCACCCAAGAAACCCACCACCCCAACCTCCATCCATGTGAAGAGCGTAGAATTCTCAGTGGAGAAACCTTCTGAGGAAGAAACACAGGAGGAGGAATCAG ACGAAGAAGAGAGTCATGAGATGAACGTGGACCAGTCTAACAACTCTGAGATCAACAACTTTGATGGGTTCCATGACCAGAGTGAGGAGCTGAGTGGTGAGGAGGGTGAAGGAGACGAGGAGGAAGATAAACTGAATATCTCCTCGATGTCCATCCTGGCCCCCTTCTCTGAGACTGTGGCTGCTGTGATCAAGAGCCCAGTAAGGAAGATGATG ACGTCGACCCCAGCCAGTTCATTCAATGCTAAGAGCCAGACTCCTGACATTGTTTCCAGACCCAGTAAGTTCCAAAGGGCTCGCTTGCTCCGGGCTGGATCATCAGAGAGCCTAGAGACAGACGAACATGAGGACCACAACCTGCCCTACAG TATTGATGCGTACAGGTCGACCAGGATCAAGGAGAGTACCGAGAGGCCCTGTGTGAAGAAGGAGGACGTGTCTCGGAGAGCAGCAGAAGAGCCCAGGAGCCAAGGACACACCAGCATCAAACAGAAGATGAAG GTTCTGACCTATGAGATGAACCTACAGCAGACAGTGATCAGCCAGGCCAGCCAAGCCCTGAACTGCTGTACTGATGAGGAGCATGGGAAAGGCTCGCATGTGGAGGCAGAGGCTGAGCGGCTGCTGCTCATAGCCA CGGAGAAGCGGGGGGCTCTGAAGGCTGAGTTGGACCGTCTGAAGGGAGAGGGTCCTAGCGGTCATAGGAGGGGACAGGGTGGGGACATGGGGGTCTCCGCCTCCAAGGGATCCATCTCTCTTCTGGAGCTACGATTGCCCCTCAAGGCTGACTTTGTCTGCTCCGCTGCTAACAAGCCAG AGTGGTCCAGCCATTACTTCTTCATCATGATCCGTGCTGGAGCTGAGAACACAGTtgctactcccctagccagcacaaGTAGTGCTATCAGTGGAGACGCAATCACCTTCTCTACCAAGTTCACCAT GCCTGACGTCTCTAACGACTTTGCAATTGATATTGAGGTTTACTGCCTG GTGCAGAAGCGTGAGTTGAACCCTGACAAGAGGAAGAAGCCCAGCAAGTCAAAG GCCATCACTCCAAAGAGGTTCCTCTCT AAGAGCAGTTTGACTCCAG TGGTGGCCAGTCCTGGGGGCCCTAATACAGTCCGCACCAGTAACTTTGTCCTGGTCGGGTCTCACAAACTTACTCTTGCCTCAATTGGGAAAAACAAGTTCCTATTGGAGAAG GTTCCTTTCCTGTGCCCCATGGAGGGCCATATCTACCTGAAGATGCAGTGTGAGGTGGGCTCCCTGGTGGAGGAGAGGGGCTTCCTG ACTATGTTTGAGGATGTGAGTGGATTCGGAGCATGGCACCGGAGATGGTGTGTCCTGTCAGGATACTGTATCTCCTACTGGACCTACCCTGATGATGAGAAACGCAAG AACCCAATGGGTCGCATCAACTTGGCCAACTGCACCAGTCGTAAGGTGGAGCCAGCCAACCGAGAGTTCTGTGCCAGGCCCAACACCTTCGAGCTGATCACCGTCCGGCCtcagagagagaacgacagagagacgCTTGTCAGCCAGTGTAAAAACACCATGTGTGTCACCAA GAACTGGCTGTGTGCCGACACGAAGGACGAGAGGAACCTGTGGATGCAGAAGCTCAACCAGATCCTGGTGGACCTGCGCATGTGGCAGCCAGACTCCTGCCACAGGCCTGTGTGA
- the LOC115173793 gene encoding anillin-like isoform X1, with protein MDPFTEKLLERTRARRENLQKKMAERSTASNRQMAKRAREPLAETCNSLVTEPVIDKAPQHSTKPSPSKRSRSGELDKPTIIGEENREPAMPPRTLTPTLSDPQTDRKPPTGPASILSASSLERVDVCPAPPVPEPEPMVATQRVPEQVRDREVARPAPNPEKVAVSAAPQRTRDVEVVPTSPVLQRNREEQREAPTSATPAAMKSRLARLAEQRQYWDSEGTSEVPDIPAALSPVKNQTQPRQAVAPVPTPVHAAASSEAPVGRKGRLANLAATIGSWEDDLSHAAPRSSRDNAQGKPGSVSTATPAWRREAGAGAKPTSAAADRPQMSQSSNRKPALDSNQQPVHSPVKSTRVFPPSPQKTEVPEARPALRTDRGLPSPVSSPQRSYQGRASAFTPSPQKGALSSASPVPQSPLKNQALSRALEVNGSPEKPELPTQPSTIGPTGPSVLQTRERFTKETPPATPLQQRGTAGVTGPSVLQTRERFTKETTPAAPLQQRGTAGATGTPAGVKSFMGRFGERCQERSGLSSPATSHGAATRTPTVVNPSGAGLAGRTPVVSQSVTPNTRLVQERLRAAQAANTATAALAQKQKLERESELAQIRNRFQKGNNIWKNKEEVADTKKLTQAKDLIEQPEERGPVVSQPDDEPTASPLDSLNAAPKKPTTPTSIHVKSVEFSVEKPSEEETQEEESDEEESHEMNVDQSNNSEINNFDGFHDQSEELSGEEGEGDEEEDKLNISSMSILAPFSETVAAVIKSPVRKMMTSTPASSFNAKSQTPDIVSRPSKFQRARLLRAGSSESLETDEHEDHNLPYSIDAYRSTRIKESTERPCVKKEDVSRRAAEEPRSQGHTSIKQKMKVLTYEMNLQQTVISQASQALNCCTDEEHGKGSHVEAEAERLLLIATEKRGALKAELDRLKGEGPSGHRRGQGGDMGVSASKGSISLLELRLPLKADFVCSAANKPEWSSHYFFIMIRAGAENTVATPLASTSSAISGDAITFSTKFTMPDVSNDFAIDIEVYCLVQKRELNPDKRKKPSKSKAITPKRFLSKSSLTPVVASPGGPNTVRTSNFVLVGSHKLTLASIGKNKFLLEKIKYEGIERELLRDMFHSKVPFLCPMEGHIYLKMQCEVGSLVEERGFLTMFEDVSGFGAWHRRWCVLSGYCISYWTYPDDEKRKNPMGRINLANCTSRKVEPANREFCARPNTFELITVRPQRENDRETLVSQCKNTMCVTKNWLCADTKDERNLWMQKLNQILVDLRMWQPDSCHRPV; from the exons ATGGACCCGTTTACCGAG AAACTCCTGGAGAGGACCCGTGCTCGCAGGGAGAACCTGCAGAAGAAGATGGCAGAGAGGTCCACTGCTTCCAACAGACAGATGGCCAAGAGAGCTAGGGAGCCTCTGGCTGAGACCTGCAACAGCCTGGTCACAGAGCCTGTCATCGACAAAG CCCCCCAACATTCCACCAAGCCCTCTCCCTCCAAGCGGAGTCGTTCAGGTGAACTTGACAAGCCCACCATTATTGGTGAGGAGAACAGGGAGCCTGCAATGCCTCCTCGCACCCTGACCCCTACTCTGTCAGATCCCCAGACTGACCGGAAGCCCCCAACGGGCCCAGCCAGCATCCTCTCTGCCTCTTCTCTGGAGAGGGTGGATGTCTGCCCTGCTCCTCCTGTTCCTGAACCAGAGCCCATGGTGGCAACACAGCGTGTCCCAGAGCAGGTCAGGGACAGGGAGGTAGCGCGCCCCGCCCCAAATCCAGAGAAGGTGGCTGTGAGTGCTGCTCCACAGAGGACCAGGGATGTGGAGGTGGTGCCTACTAGCCCAGTTCTTCAGAGgaacagagaagagcagagggaggCTCCCACCTCCGCCACCCCTGCTGCCATGAAGTCTCGCCTGGCCAGACTGGCTGAACAGAGGCAGTACTGGGACTCTGAAG GTACCTCTGAGGTTCCAGACATCCCAGCAGCTCTGTCCCCAGTGAAGAACCAGACCCAGCCGAGGCAGGCTGTAGCCCCAGTCCCCACACCCGTCCATGCTGCTGCGTCCTCAGAGGCCCCTGTAGGTAGGAAGGGTCGGCTGGCCAACCTCGCAGCCACCATTGGGTCCTGGGAGGACGACCTCAGCCACGCGGCCCCTCGCAGCAGCAGAGACAATGCACAAGGGAAGCCTGGTAGTGTCAGTACCGCCACCCCTGCTTGGAGGAGAGAGGCTGGTGCTGGAGCCAAACCCACCTCTGCTGCTGCAGACCGTCCACAAATGAGTCAGTCATCAAACAGAAAGCCTGCTCTGGATTCCAACCAG CAGCCTGTCCACTCCCCAGTCAAGTCCACCAGAGTGTTTCCCCCCAGCCCGCAGAAGACTGAAGTACCTGAAGCCAGACCAGCTCTACGGACAGACAGAGGTCTCCCCTCTCCTGTATCCAGTCCCCAGAGGAGTTACCAGGGGAGAGCCTCAGCCTTCACCCCCAGCCCCCAAAAAGGTGCTCTCTCCTCAGCCTCACCTGTGCCTCAGAGCCCCCTGAAGAACCAGGCCCTGTCCCGAGCCCTGGAGGTCAATGGTAGCCCCGAGAAGCCAGAACTCCCGACACAACCCTCCACCATCGGGCCCACTGGACCCTCTGTCCTGCAGACCAGGGAGAGGTTCACCAAGGAGACCCCCCCAGCCACTCCCCTGCAGCAGCGAGGCACTGCTGGAGTAACTGGACCATCTGTTCTGCAGACCAGGGAGAGGTTCACCAAGGAGACCACCCCAGCTGCACCCCTGCAGCAGAGAGGCACCGCTGGAGCAACTGGAACTCCAG CAGGTGTCAAGTCGTTCATGGGGCGTTTTGGGGAGAGGTGCCAGGAGCGTTCTGGCCTGAGTTCCCCTGCTACCAGCCATGGAGCAGCCACTCGTACCCCAACCGTAGTGAACCCGTCTGGGGCAGGCCTGGCTGGTCGTACCCCTGTAGTGAGCCAGTCTGTGACCCCTAACACCAGGCTGGTGCAGGAGAGGCTGAGAGCTGCCCAGGCTGCCAACACTGCCACCGCTGCCCTTGCACAGAAACAGAAACTG GAGCGTGAGTCGGAACTGGCTCAGATTCGTAACCGTTTCCAGAAAGGGAACAACATTTGGAAGAACAAGGAGGAGGTGGCAGACACCAAGAAACTCACACAGGCCAAG GATCTGATTGAGCAGCCTGAGGagagagggcctgttgtctccCAGCCTGATGATGAGCCAACAGCTTCCCCTCTGGATAGCCTGAATGCTGCACCCAAGAAACCCACCACCCCAACCTCCATCCATGTGAAGAGCGTAGAATTCTCAGTGGAGAAACCTTCTGAGGAAGAAACACAGGAGGAGGAATCAG ACGAAGAAGAGAGTCATGAGATGAACGTGGACCAGTCTAACAACTCTGAGATCAACAACTTTGATGGGTTCCATGACCAGAGTGAGGAGCTGAGTGGTGAGGAGGGTGAAGGAGACGAGGAGGAAGATAAACTGAATATCTCCTCGATGTCCATCCTGGCCCCCTTCTCTGAGACTGTGGCTGCTGTGATCAAGAGCCCAGTAAGGAAGATGATG ACGTCGACCCCAGCCAGTTCATTCAATGCTAAGAGCCAGACTCCTGACATTGTTTCCAGACCCAGTAAGTTCCAAAGGGCTCGCTTGCTCCGGGCTGGATCATCAGAGAGCCTAGAGACAGACGAACATGAGGACCACAACCTGCCCTACAG TATTGATGCGTACAGGTCGACCAGGATCAAGGAGAGTACCGAGAGGCCCTGTGTGAAGAAGGAGGACGTGTCTCGGAGAGCAGCAGAAGAGCCCAGGAGCCAAGGACACACCAGCATCAAACAGAAGATGAAG GTTCTGACCTATGAGATGAACCTACAGCAGACAGTGATCAGCCAGGCCAGCCAAGCCCTGAACTGCTGTACTGATGAGGAGCATGGGAAAGGCTCGCATGTGGAGGCAGAGGCTGAGCGGCTGCTGCTCATAGCCA CGGAGAAGCGGGGGGCTCTGAAGGCTGAGTTGGACCGTCTGAAGGGAGAGGGTCCTAGCGGTCATAGGAGGGGACAGGGTGGGGACATGGGGGTCTCCGCCTCCAAGGGATCCATCTCTCTTCTGGAGCTACGATTGCCCCTCAAGGCTGACTTTGTCTGCTCCGCTGCTAACAAGCCAG AGTGGTCCAGCCATTACTTCTTCATCATGATCCGTGCTGGAGCTGAGAACACAGTtgctactcccctagccagcacaaGTAGTGCTATCAGTGGAGACGCAATCACCTTCTCTACCAAGTTCACCAT GCCTGACGTCTCTAACGACTTTGCAATTGATATTGAGGTTTACTGCCTG GTGCAGAAGCGTGAGTTGAACCCTGACAAGAGGAAGAAGCCCAGCAAGTCAAAG GCCATCACTCCAAAGAGGTTCCTCTCT AAGAGCAGTTTGACTCCAG TGGTGGCCAGTCCTGGGGGCCCTAATACAGTCCGCACCAGTAACTTTGTCCTGGTCGGGTCTCACAAACTTACTCTTGCCTCAATTGGGAAAAACAAGTTCCTATTGGAGAAG ATCAAATATGAAGGCATTGAGAGAGAGCTTCTTAGAGACATGTTTCACAGCAAG GTTCCTTTCCTGTGCCCCATGGAGGGCCATATCTACCTGAAGATGCAGTGTGAGGTGGGCTCCCTGGTGGAGGAGAGGGGCTTCCTG ACTATGTTTGAGGATGTGAGTGGATTCGGAGCATGGCACCGGAGATGGTGTGTCCTGTCAGGATACTGTATCTCCTACTGGACCTACCCTGATGATGAGAAACGCAAG AACCCAATGGGTCGCATCAACTTGGCCAACTGCACCAGTCGTAAGGTGGAGCCAGCCAACCGAGAGTTCTGTGCCAGGCCCAACACCTTCGAGCTGATCACCGTCCGGCCtcagagagagaacgacagagagacgCTTGTCAGCCAGTGTAAAAACACCATGTGTGTCACCAA GAACTGGCTGTGTGCCGACACGAAGGACGAGAGGAACCTGTGGATGCAGAAGCTCAACCAGATCCTGGTGGACCTGCGCATGTGGCAGCCAGACTCCTGCCACAGGCCTGTGTGA